The Austwickia sp. genome includes a region encoding these proteins:
- a CDS encoding nicotinate-nucleotide adenylyltransferase, with the protein MEPGRAARPQAVTVPPTEPRAPRLGVMGGTFNPIHHGHLVAASEVQHLLGLDEVVFVPTGQPWQKDVDMLAPAEHRYLMTVIATASNPRFSVSRVDIERDGPTYTIDTLRDLRRERPTADLYFITGADALAQILSWKDADELWDLAHFVGVTRPGHHLSDKGLPQEGVTLTEIPAMAISSTDCRLRVARGEPVWYLVPDGVVQYIGKYRLYRNPSRPAPTQPGLIVPSPDR; encoded by the coding sequence ATGGAGCCGGGCAGGGCGGCGCGGCCACAGGCGGTCACGGTTCCGCCCACTGAGCCGAGGGCCCCGCGCCTCGGAGTGATGGGTGGCACGTTCAACCCGATCCACCACGGCCACCTCGTGGCGGCCAGTGAGGTGCAGCATCTCCTCGGCCTCGACGAGGTGGTCTTCGTCCCCACGGGACAGCCGTGGCAGAAGGACGTCGACATGCTCGCGCCGGCCGAGCATCGCTACCTGATGACGGTGATCGCGACCGCGTCCAACCCCCGATTCTCGGTCTCGCGGGTCGACATCGAGCGCGACGGCCCGACGTACACCATCGACACCCTGCGCGACCTGCGCCGCGAACGTCCCACCGCGGACCTGTACTTCATCACCGGCGCCGACGCCCTCGCGCAGATCCTGTCCTGGAAGGACGCCGACGAGCTGTGGGATCTCGCCCACTTCGTCGGGGTCACCCGGCCGGGCCACCACCTCTCCGACAAGGGTCTGCCCCAGGAGGGCGTCACGCTGACGGAGATCCCCGCCATGGCGATCAGCTCCACCGACTGCCGGCTGCGCGTGGCCCGGGGGGAACCCGTGTGGTACCTGGTCCCGGACGGTGTGGTCCAATACATCGGGAAGTACCGGCTTTATCGCAATCCGAGCAGGCCGGCGCCGACTCAGCCCGGTCTGATCGTGCCGAGCCCGGACCGTTGA
- the rsfS gene encoding ribosome silencing factor — MPAPERSLQLAQVAASAAEDKLATNIVALDVSEHLALTDIFLIASAPNDRQVWAIVDGVEEKMHEAGVKRVRREGDRDARWVLVDFGDLVVHVQHEDERAFYQLERLWRDCPTVPLGLGPPEEDSAVADGTDR, encoded by the coding sequence GTGCCTGCGCCCGAGCGCTCCCTCCAATTGGCCCAGGTGGCCGCCTCAGCGGCCGAAGACAAGCTTGCGACGAACATCGTGGCCCTCGACGTGAGCGAGCACCTCGCGCTCACCGACATCTTCCTCATCGCGTCCGCCCCGAACGACCGTCAGGTCTGGGCGATCGTCGACGGCGTCGAGGAGAAGATGCACGAGGCGGGCGTCAAGCGGGTCCGCCGCGAGGGCGACCGCGACGCCCGCTGGGTGTTGGTGGACTTCGGTGACCTCGTCGTCCACGTCCAGCACGAGGACGAACGCGCCTTCTACCAGCTCGAACGGCTCTGGCGGGACTGCCCGACCGTGCCCCTGGGGCTGGGCCCGCCCGAGGAGGACTCCGCGGTCGCGGACGGCACCGACCGATGA
- a CDS encoding glycosyltransferase family 2 protein: protein MSAPHPPYDVPATAPELTVVVPVYNEEQVLPLLVARLRPVLTAIGASYEVLAVDDGSTDDSPVLLQRYRREWPQLRVVRLRANAGHQAAISAGLGRARGAYVVTIDADLQDPPEVIATMLEVARNEDVDVVYGVRADRSSDTAFKRSTAQAYYRVMRGVTGRRVMDQAGDFRLMSRATVEAVNALPEQHRVLRLVVPTLAFPSAAVPYEREARAAGTSKYPLRTMIGLTVDSLTGHSMAPLRLATWCGLLGGVAALGVLAYALIARAMGAVVAGWTSTVVAVSAVGAVQLLCLGVLGEYVGRMYTMLQRRPSYYVAYDSLEPPGRGGANEGPGTPAAAARPAITDEAPAGQPRI from the coding sequence ATGTCCGCGCCGCACCCGCCGTACGACGTGCCGGCGACCGCCCCGGAGCTGACCGTCGTGGTCCCCGTCTACAACGAGGAGCAGGTGCTGCCGCTCCTCGTGGCGCGGCTGCGGCCAGTGCTGACCGCGATCGGCGCGAGCTACGAGGTGCTGGCGGTCGATGACGGGTCCACGGACGACTCGCCGGTGCTGCTGCAGCGCTACCGGCGCGAGTGGCCGCAGCTGCGGGTCGTGCGACTGCGCGCGAACGCCGGCCATCAGGCGGCGATCTCGGCCGGGCTGGGGCGGGCGCGGGGCGCGTACGTCGTCACGATCGACGCCGACCTGCAAGACCCGCCCGAGGTGATCGCGACGATGCTCGAGGTGGCGCGGAACGAGGACGTGGACGTCGTGTACGGCGTGCGGGCGGACCGCAGCTCCGACACCGCGTTCAAGCGCTCGACCGCGCAGGCCTACTACCGGGTGATGCGGGGCGTGACCGGGCGTCGCGTGATGGACCAGGCCGGCGACTTCCGGCTGATGAGCCGCGCCACGGTCGAGGCCGTGAACGCACTGCCCGAGCAGCATCGGGTGCTGCGCCTCGTCGTACCGACGCTCGCCTTTCCGAGCGCCGCGGTCCCCTATGAGCGCGAGGCCCGCGCGGCGGGCACCTCCAAGTACCCCCTGCGCACGATGATCGGGCTCACCGTTGACTCCCTGACCGGGCACTCGATGGCGCCGCTGCGGCTAGCGACCTGGTGCGGGCTGCTCGGTGGGGTCGCGGCGCTCGGCGTGCTCGCCTACGCGCTGATCGCGCGGGCGATGGGCGCGGTCGTTGCGGGGTGGACGTCCACGGTGGTCGCGGTGTCGGCGGTCGGGGCCGTGCAGCTGCTCTGCCTGGGGGTGTTGGGCGAGTACGTCGGGCGGATGTACACGATGCTGCAGCGGCGCCCGTCGTACTACGTCGCCTACGACTCCCTCGAGCCGCCCGGCCGCGGCGGGGCGAACGAGGGCCCCGGCACGCCCGCAGCGGCCGCCCGCCCCGCGATCACCGACGAGGCCCCGGCCGGTCAGCCGCGGATCTGA
- a CDS encoding DUF58 domain-containing protein, which yields MLGAGVLLAAGGLLLGFLDLTRIGLFCLAMPVVTRFVTWRRRPRLAVERSLEPAPLVAGRPGRISLTVRNVGPRGCDPLAAAEQVSPWLGSTARLVLPPLRPGEETTGSYDVRPTRRGRHLAGPLRVVGRDALGLTHLSTAVGSALEVLVLPPVHDLSGGDPIGLGMGHEGDAPASVLAGSEHDVSVREYRQGDDLRRVHWGVTAHRGRLMVRHEALPRLRRAVLLLDASAPTWGLSLDARPRPPGESGESGGSGASGASADQLAAAARRAADADPGAAFEWAVETLASIAAHLAGLGFTLHLVVAGGAPSEAGRAEDPARPLLLDDVLTRLALAMPGGTASPAAAGDRAAGTEHPAAPLSGSLSATAREVAGAGGLVVLVTGDRSPHAAHETFGVLRTGLAGLAVVVDTGAFARAAGRDWWLPKETATDGSAPGRSAAAPRVTDGEATTHGDEGTSEEARRLCAYARSGGWRAVPAGASTTPAVAWSRLLGGPRAWVAAPDGPEAARPRAEATW from the coding sequence TTGCTCGGCGCGGGCGTCCTGCTCGCCGCCGGCGGGCTGCTGCTGGGCTTCCTGGACCTCACCCGGATCGGGTTGTTCTGCCTGGCCATGCCCGTCGTCACCCGGTTCGTGACCTGGCGGCGCCGACCGCGCCTGGCTGTGGAGCGCTCGCTGGAGCCGGCGCCGCTGGTGGCCGGACGGCCGGGCCGCATCTCGCTCACGGTGCGCAACGTGGGCCCGCGCGGCTGCGACCCGCTGGCGGCCGCCGAGCAGGTCTCGCCGTGGCTCGGGTCGACCGCGCGGCTCGTGTTGCCGCCGCTGCGGCCGGGCGAGGAGACGACCGGCAGCTACGACGTACGGCCCACCCGACGCGGCCGGCACCTGGCCGGGCCGCTGCGCGTGGTGGGGCGGGACGCCCTGGGCCTGACGCACCTGAGCACGGCCGTCGGATCGGCCCTGGAGGTCCTCGTGCTCCCGCCCGTGCACGACCTGTCCGGCGGGGACCCCATCGGTCTCGGCATGGGCCACGAGGGCGACGCGCCGGCGAGCGTGCTGGCCGGGAGCGAGCACGACGTGTCGGTGCGGGAGTACCGGCAGGGCGACGACCTTCGGCGGGTCCACTGGGGGGTGACCGCGCACCGGGGCCGGCTGATGGTGCGGCACGAGGCGCTCCCGCGGCTGCGCCGCGCGGTCCTGCTGCTGGACGCCTCCGCGCCGACCTGGGGCCTGTCCCTCGACGCGCGGCCGCGCCCGCCGGGCGAGTCCGGCGAGTCGGGAGGGTCGGGCGCGTCGGGCGCTTCGGCCGACCAGCTCGCGGCGGCGGCTCGGCGCGCGGCAGACGCCGACCCGGGCGCCGCCTTCGAGTGGGCCGTCGAGACCCTCGCCTCGATCGCGGCCCACCTGGCCGGGCTGGGCTTCACGTTGCACCTCGTGGTCGCGGGCGGCGCGCCGAGCGAGGCGGGCCGTGCCGAGGACCCGGCGCGGCCTCTGCTGCTCGATGACGTCCTGACCCGGTTGGCCCTGGCGATGCCCGGCGGAACCGCCTCGCCCGCGGCGGCCGGGGACCGAGCGGCGGGAACCGAGCACCCTGCGGCTCCCCTGTCCGGATCGCTGTCGGCCACCGCCCGCGAGGTCGCCGGGGCGGGCGGCCTCGTGGTACTCGTCACCGGGGATCGCTCCCCGCACGCGGCGCACGAGACCTTCGGGGTGCTGCGCACGGGACTCGCGGGTCTCGCCGTGGTCGTCGACACCGGCGCGTTCGCGCGGGCCGCGGGGCGCGACTGGTGGCTGCCGAAGGAGACGGCGACCGACGGGTCGGCGCCCGGCCGATCGGCTGCGGCACCCCGGGTCACGGACGGCGAGGCGACCACGCACGGGGACGAGGGGACGAGCGAGGAGGCGCGCCGGCTGTGCGCCTACGCGCGCTCGGGCGGGTGGCGCGCCGTGCCGGCCGGGGCCTCGACGACGCCGGCCGTCGCGTGGTCGAGGCTGCTCGGCGGGCCCCGGGCCTGGGTGGCCGCGCCGGACGGCCCGGAGGCAGCGCGGCCGCGAGCGGAGGCGACGTGGTGA
- a CDS encoding AAA family ATPase, whose protein sequence is MATSEAFLLVNCGGGKWRLWWCNPTALRHPLDGKAWGLSGREALTSGDAGRSNVPGGTTGGRVEGEWRASGGQWRGPPPGPATASRPVRNRRLALDCKQCEGGCPHRRNEEGSVDVSEADAAASARPSPRAAARDARADAAGAPAPTATAPAATASLDDVATLAEALRASIGTVIEGKHQVIDTALVVLLAGGHLLLEDVPGVGKTTLAKALAASIDCPMRRIQFTPDLLPSDITGVSIFNTQTHRFDFRPGAIFANVVVCDEINRASPKTQSAVLECMEEGQVSVDGTTYALEAPFLVVATQNPLEMEGTYPLPEAQRDRFMARLSMGYPARAAELEMLDVHGGPSPLTRLRPVTDAAGVLAAIVAAREVHASPALKGYVVDLVAATRADQGLRLGASPRAALHLLRAARARAAMAGRDHVLPDDVQALFTPVVEHRVLPSGQAQLAGRTPRDVLADLLRRVPVHGG, encoded by the coding sequence ATGGCGACATCTGAGGCGTTTCTGCTGGTCAATTGCGGTGGTGGGAAGTGGAGGTTGTGGTGGTGCAACCCCACGGCCCTGCGGCACCCGCTCGACGGCAAAGCCTGGGGGCTTAGCGGGCGAGAGGCGCTGACCTCGGGCGATGCCGGGCGATCGAACGTGCCGGGCGGGACGACTGGAGGACGAGTGGAGGGCGAGTGGAGGGCGAGTGGAGGACAGTGGAGGGGCCCTCCCCCGGGGCCGGCGACGGCATCCCGGCCGGTCCGGAACCGCCGGTTAGCCCTCGACTGCAAGCAATGTGAGGGAGGATGTCCGCACCGCCGCAACGAGGAGGGTTCCGTGGACGTGAGCGAAGCCGACGCCGCAGCGAGCGCGCGGCCGTCGCCCCGGGCGGCGGCGCGCGACGCCCGCGCGGATGCCGCCGGCGCTCCGGCGCCGACCGCGACCGCGCCGGCCGCGACCGCCTCGCTCGATGACGTCGCAACCCTGGCCGAGGCGCTGCGCGCCAGCATCGGGACCGTCATCGAGGGCAAGCACCAGGTCATCGACACCGCCCTGGTGGTCCTGCTCGCCGGCGGTCACCTGCTGCTGGAGGACGTGCCCGGGGTGGGCAAGACCACCCTGGCCAAGGCGTTGGCGGCCTCGATCGACTGCCCCATGCGGCGCATCCAGTTCACGCCCGACCTGCTCCCCTCGGACATCACCGGGGTGAGCATCTTCAACACCCAGACCCACCGGTTCGACTTCCGCCCGGGCGCGATCTTCGCCAACGTCGTGGTCTGCGACGAGATCAACCGCGCCTCCCCCAAGACCCAGTCCGCCGTGCTGGAGTGCATGGAGGAGGGCCAGGTCAGCGTCGACGGCACGACGTACGCGTTGGAGGCCCCGTTCCTCGTGGTGGCGACCCAGAACCCGCTGGAGATGGAGGGGACCTACCCGCTCCCGGAGGCGCAGCGGGACCGGTTCATGGCCCGGCTGTCGATGGGCTACCCGGCCCGAGCCGCCGAGCTGGAAATGCTCGATGTGCACGGCGGCCCCTCGCCACTGACCCGGCTGCGCCCCGTCACCGACGCGGCGGGGGTGCTGGCGGCGATCGTCGCCGCGCGAGAGGTCCACGCGAGCCCGGCGCTCAAGGGGTACGTCGTGGACCTGGTGGCCGCAACCCGTGCTGACCAGGGGCTTCGCCTCGGCGCGTCGCCCCGGGCGGCCCTGCACCTGCTGCGCGCGGCACGCGCCCGGGCGGCGATGGCCGGGCGCGATCATGTGCTGCCCGACGACGTCCAGGCCCTTTTCACGCCGGTCGTCGAGCACCGCGTCCTGCCCTCGGGGCAGGCCCAGCTCGCGGGGCGGACCCCGCGGGACGTCCTCGCCGATCTGCTGCGCCGAGTGCCGGTGCACGGGGGCTGA
- a CDS encoding transglutaminase domain-containing protein, translating to MTKTHPAMHSGAQPTATVLAVLALVAASWPLGRLFQESPWWPSALVAIAAVAIAGLVLRARRVGPTGTAGAQLLLLVIIHSVAFAPREPLLGGLVPTWSTLTHWRDLAAAAGRTIMENAAPAPAPTGIAFLLSAAIGLVAWAVDVVAVGSRMPAVAGLPLLTPLLTAVANSSGTLDAGAVALPLLLWGAMLLEQERDWLASWRPDLAGAHRLPARGRRLLAGATVLAVGLLGGLGAAAALPHLPQRYLADGLGRGEFGTGNRVGFSPDTDLLQDLRSGDRTPILTYTSDDPESPPLRVIVSSAYSDGHWSPRTPAATPSQAPVLPRPFGLTEQVPTTEVHLKVSQTALRFPYLASPVPIVWGTVVGARWAVDDPTGVPVVDATPRSYDITYLALNPTPQALAAAPPAGRGFREYTTPAPEVLTPRFAASTQEAIGDAVAPYERAVRIQQWLRASGGFRYSLDLAPAPPGMDETTAKRTALDRFLETKQGYCVQFATAMVMMARAQGIPARLATGFLPGTSQGTTRVVHASDAHAWPELYFEGAGWLRFEPTPSDRSGPVPRYATGTAAPSATTTTSASQTSTAPLTPTPSQATERPDTDTGAVDAGAAESVWAFWWRLGGGLVLLLAIVPAVAAAVRARRRASARDPSEAAEAEWLILTERLQDLGLDVPAAATPRQLHARVTDTAVLDREASTALQRVLLAVETARYAPPRGASRPGSSPAGAADDQGGTSSRAGTSGAAGGETSTSSAAARALRTDARTVVRGAASLRSGTMRARAALLPRAGLRAMHLPVPENRPPPRH from the coding sequence GTGACCAAGACTCACCCCGCGATGCACTCCGGCGCCCAGCCGACCGCCACCGTGCTGGCGGTCCTGGCCCTCGTCGCGGCCTCGTGGCCCCTGGGACGCCTCTTCCAGGAGTCGCCCTGGTGGCCGTCGGCGCTCGTCGCGATCGCCGCCGTGGCCATAGCCGGCCTGGTCCTGCGGGCCCGCCGCGTGGGGCCGACCGGGACGGCCGGGGCCCAGCTGCTGCTGCTGGTCATCATCCATTCGGTCGCGTTCGCTCCCCGCGAGCCGCTCCTCGGCGGGCTGGTCCCCACCTGGTCGACGCTCACCCATTGGCGCGACCTCGCCGCCGCGGCCGGGCGGACCATCATGGAGAACGCCGCGCCGGCGCCCGCCCCGACGGGGATCGCCTTCCTCCTTTCGGCCGCGATCGGCCTCGTCGCCTGGGCCGTGGACGTCGTCGCGGTCGGCTCGCGCATGCCGGCCGTCGCGGGCCTGCCGCTGCTCACGCCCCTGCTCACGGCCGTCGCCAACAGCTCGGGGACGCTCGACGCGGGCGCCGTGGCGCTGCCGCTGCTCCTCTGGGGGGCCATGCTCCTGGAACAGGAGCGGGATTGGCTGGCCTCGTGGCGGCCCGACCTCGCCGGAGCCCACCGGCTTCCCGCCCGGGGCCGCCGGCTCCTCGCCGGGGCGACCGTCCTCGCCGTGGGGCTTCTGGGCGGCCTGGGTGCGGCGGCCGCGCTGCCGCATCTGCCGCAGCGCTACCTGGCCGACGGGCTCGGGCGCGGGGAGTTCGGGACCGGCAACCGGGTGGGCTTCTCCCCCGACACGGATCTGCTGCAGGATCTGCGCAGCGGTGACCGGACGCCGATCCTGACGTACACCTCGGACGACCCCGAGAGCCCGCCGCTGCGCGTCATCGTCTCCAGCGCCTATAGCGACGGGCACTGGTCGCCCCGCACGCCCGCCGCCACGCCGTCGCAGGCTCCCGTCCTGCCCCGGCCCTTCGGGCTGACCGAGCAGGTGCCCACCACGGAGGTCCACCTCAAGGTCAGCCAGACCGCCTTGCGGTTCCCCTATCTGGCGAGCCCGGTGCCGATCGTCTGGGGCACGGTCGTCGGGGCTCGCTGGGCCGTCGACGACCCCACCGGCGTCCCGGTCGTGGACGCGACGCCCCGCTCGTACGACATCACCTACCTCGCCCTCAACCCGACCCCGCAGGCGCTCGCCGCCGCGCCGCCGGCGGGTCGGGGTTTCCGCGAGTACACAACGCCCGCGCCGGAGGTGCTCACCCCGCGCTTTGCGGCGTCGACGCAGGAGGCCATCGGGGACGCCGTGGCGCCGTACGAGCGGGCCGTCCGCATCCAGCAGTGGCTGCGCGCATCGGGCGGCTTCCGCTACTCCCTCGACCTGGCCCCGGCGCCCCCGGGAATGGACGAGACGACGGCGAAGCGGACCGCGTTGGACCGATTCCTAGAGACCAAGCAGGGCTACTGCGTCCAGTTCGCCACGGCGATGGTCATGATGGCCCGCGCGCAGGGCATCCCGGCGCGGCTCGCGACGGGGTTCCTGCCGGGGACCTCGCAGGGCACGACGCGGGTGGTCCACGCCAGCGACGCCCACGCCTGGCCGGAGCTGTACTTCGAGGGTGCCGGCTGGCTCCGATTCGAGCCGACGCCCTCCGACCGCAGCGGACCAGTCCCGCGCTATGCGACTGGCACGGCCGCACCCAGCGCGACCACGACGACCTCGGCCTCGCAGACCTCCACCGCCCCCCTCACGCCCACGCCCAGCCAGGCGACGGAGCGGCCCGACACCGACACGGGCGCCGTCGACGCCGGAGCGGCCGAGTCGGTCTGGGCGTTCTGGTGGCGCCTCGGCGGTGGCCTCGTGCTCCTGCTGGCCATCGTGCCCGCCGTGGCGGCGGCGGTGCGGGCCCGACGCCGCGCCAGCGCCCGCGACCCGAGCGAGGCGGCCGAGGCGGAATGGCTGATCCTCACGGAGCGGCTGCAGGACCTGGGGTTGGACGTACCGGCCGCCGCCACCCCCCGCCAGCTGCACGCGCGCGTCACGGACACGGCCGTGCTCGACCGGGAAGCCTCCACCGCGCTGCAGCGGGTGCTGCTCGCGGTGGAGACGGCGCGGTACGCGCCGCCCCGCGGCGCGTCTCGCCCCGGTTCGTCGCCCGCGGGGGCTGCGGACGACCAAGGGGGTACGTCGAGCAGAGCGGGTACGTCGGGCGCGGCCGGCGGCGAGACGAGTACGTCGAGCGCGGCGGCGCGGGCGCTAAGGACCGACGCCCGCACCGTCGTCCGGGGTGCGGCGTCCCTGCGGTCGGGCACGATGCGCGCGCGCGCCGCCCTGCTGCCCCGCGCGGGCCTGCGCGCCATGCACCTGCCCGTCCCGGAGAACCGCCCACCCCCACGGCACTGA
- a CDS encoding glutamate-5-semialdehyde dehydrogenase codes for MSYVIARAHIRDLPRVKPFWKAMLQSYVRLASADFPVRDPNEAWARRHDEYHMWLNEGAGMLFLATDPEQDDKIVGYAAVKFTASGSAFDMGERFGELESLAVSEEARGEGLGTQLIEACRKELEKREISYWSLDVLAVNDDAQRLYERSGFHPFMLRMIRRTDALSTGMPVDPLTAPLMVSTGEAAAQAQPAEPDVPPARAGLTATLAPGVRHAGEAARVAARRLAVATTGEKDRALHAMADALQAHMGEILEANARDVERARAAGTSESTVDRLSLTEDRVWAIADAVRQVAALPDPVGQVVRGSTMPNGLQIKQVRVPFGVVGMIYEARPNVTADAAALSLKSGNAVILRGGSAAADSNRALVAVLRAALDRAGLPADAVALLDGDRSEATSLMKARGLVDVIVPRGGADLIASVVTNSTVPVIETGSGNVHVYVDLHANLDKALDIVLNAKTQRPSVCNAAETLLVHEAIAARFLPEVLPALAAAGVVLHGDADARDAADAAGVSMTEATDEDWATEYHGLEMAVRVVPSIDAAMEHVARWSSGHTEAIVTENRAAARRWTAEVDAAVVIVNASTRFTDGGEFGFGAEIGISTQKLHARGPMGLPELTSTKWIVDGDGQIRG; via the coding sequence ATGTCGTACGTCATCGCCCGCGCGCACATCCGCGACCTGCCCAGGGTGAAGCCGTTCTGGAAGGCGATGCTGCAGTCCTACGTGCGGCTCGCCAGCGCCGACTTCCCGGTGCGCGATCCCAACGAGGCCTGGGCGCGGCGCCACGACGAATACCACATGTGGCTCAACGAGGGCGCGGGGATGCTCTTCCTCGCCACCGACCCCGAGCAGGACGACAAGATCGTCGGCTATGCCGCGGTGAAGTTCACCGCGTCCGGCTCGGCCTTCGACATGGGGGAGCGGTTCGGCGAGCTGGAGTCCCTGGCGGTCAGCGAGGAGGCCCGCGGGGAGGGGCTGGGCACCCAGCTCATCGAGGCCTGCCGCAAGGAGCTGGAGAAGCGCGAGATCTCGTACTGGTCGCTCGACGTGCTGGCCGTCAACGACGACGCGCAGCGGCTCTACGAGCGCTCCGGCTTCCACCCCTTCATGCTGCGGATGATCCGGCGCACCGATGCGCTCTCGACGGGCATGCCCGTGGACCCGTTGACCGCGCCCCTCATGGTGTCCACCGGCGAGGCGGCGGCGCAGGCGCAGCCGGCCGAGCCCGATGTGCCGCCGGCCCGCGCCGGCCTGACGGCCACCCTGGCCCCCGGCGTACGGCATGCCGGGGAGGCTGCCCGCGTCGCCGCGCGGCGGCTGGCCGTGGCCACGACGGGGGAGAAGGACCGCGCGCTGCACGCGATGGCCGATGCGCTGCAGGCCCACATGGGCGAGATCCTGGAGGCCAACGCCCGCGACGTCGAGCGCGCTCGCGCGGCGGGGACGTCCGAGAGCACGGTGGACCGGCTGAGCCTGACCGAGGACCGGGTGTGGGCGATCGCCGACGCCGTTCGCCAAGTCGCCGCGCTGCCCGACCCCGTCGGTCAGGTGGTCCGTGGTTCGACGATGCCGAACGGGTTGCAGATCAAGCAGGTCCGGGTCCCCTTCGGGGTGGTGGGCATGATCTACGAGGCCCGCCCCAATGTGACCGCGGACGCTGCGGCGCTGTCCCTGAAGAGCGGCAACGCGGTGATCCTGCGCGGCGGGTCCGCCGCCGCGGACAGCAACCGCGCGCTCGTCGCCGTCCTGCGCGCCGCCCTGGACCGGGCGGGCCTGCCGGCGGACGCGGTGGCGCTGCTCGACGGCGATCGCAGCGAGGCGACCTCGCTGATGAAGGCGCGCGGCCTGGTCGACGTCATCGTGCCGCGGGGCGGCGCGGACCTGATCGCCTCGGTCGTCACCAACTCCACGGTGCCGGTCATCGAGACCGGCAGCGGCAACGTGCACGTCTACGTGGACCTGCACGCCAACCTCGACAAGGCGCTCGACATCGTGCTCAACGCCAAGACCCAGCGGCCGAGCGTGTGCAACGCGGCGGAGACGCTGCTGGTGCACGAGGCCATCGCCGCCCGGTTCCTGCCCGAGGTGCTGCCGGCGCTGGCCGCGGCGGGCGTCGTGCTGCACGGTGACGCCGACGCGCGCGACGCGGCCGACGCAGCGGGGGTGTCGATGACCGAGGCGACGGACGAGGACTGGGCCACCGAGTACCACGGCCTGGAGATGGCCGTGCGCGTCGTCCCGTCGATCGACGCCGCGATGGAGCACGTCGCGCGCTGGTCGAGCGGGCACACCGAGGCGATCGTCACCGAGAACCGCGCGGCCGCGCGCCGGTGGACGGCCGAGGTCGACGCCGCCGTGGTGATCGTCAACGCCAGCACCCGGTTCACCGACGGCGGCGAGTTCGGGTTCGGCGCCGAGATCGGGATCAGCACCCAGAAGCTGCACGCCCGCGGGCCGATGGGTCTGCCGGAGCTGACCAGCACCAAGTGGATCGTGGACGGGGACGGTCAGATCCGCGGCTGA
- a CDS encoding histidine phosphatase family protein → MTAAPRRLVILRHGVTGHNAAGIWQGHLDTELTPDGLNQARAAAEVLVGYGFARILASDLRRASATARIIGERCGLPVGIDPRLREIHVGAWQGLDAAGVEAAFPGAQARLSLGEDLPRGGDGERVADVVRRARPAADDLIEALAPGETGLIVTHGVCARAIAADLAEVDQRTAWLSLAGLGNCAWAELTQTAVRWRISLWNGRASSLARPMREAHGY, encoded by the coding sequence ATGACCGCCGCGCCACGCCGCCTGGTCATCCTGCGCCACGGGGTCACCGGCCACAACGCGGCGGGGATCTGGCAGGGCCACCTCGACACCGAGCTCACGCCGGACGGGTTGAACCAGGCGCGAGCCGCGGCGGAGGTGCTGGTGGGGTACGGCTTCGCCCGCATCCTCGCCAGCGACCTGCGCCGGGCATCCGCCACGGCGCGCATCATCGGGGAGCGGTGTGGGCTGCCCGTCGGCATCGACCCGCGGCTGCGGGAGATCCACGTCGGCGCGTGGCAGGGCCTGGACGCCGCCGGCGTCGAGGCGGCCTTTCCCGGAGCGCAGGCGCGGCTCTCGCTGGGGGAGGACTTGCCGCGCGGCGGCGACGGGGAGCGGGTGGCAGACGTCGTACGCCGGGCGCGGCCGGCTGCGGACGACCTGATCGAGGCCCTCGCGCCCGGGGAGACCGGGCTGATCGTCACCCACGGCGTGTGCGCGCGAGCGATCGCGGCCGACCTGGCGGAGGTGGATCAGCGCACCGCGTGGCTGTCCCTGGCCGGGCTCGGCAACTGCGCCTGGGCGGAGCTGACCCAGACGGCCGTCCGGTGGCGGATCTCGCTGTGGAACGGGCGTGCGTCGTCGCTGGCCAGGCCCATGCGGGAGGCGCACGGGTACTGA